One window of Papaver somniferum cultivar HN1 chromosome 9, ASM357369v1, whole genome shotgun sequence genomic DNA carries:
- the LOC113309492 gene encoding UDP-D-apiose/UDP-D-xylose synthase 2: protein MSSSTKVDLDGNPIKAMTICMIGAGGFIGSHLCEKLLSTTSHTILAVDVYNDKIKHLLEPESLPWNGRIQFHRINIKHDSRLEGLIKMADLTINLAAICTPADYNTRPLDTIYSNFIDALPVVKYCSENNKRLIHFSTCEIYGKTIGSFLPKDHPLRQDPEFFILKEDVSPCIFGPIEKQRWSYACAKQLIERLIYAEGAENGLEFTIVRPFNWIGPRMDFIPGVDGPSEGVPRVLACFSNNLLRGEPLKLVDGGESQRTFIYIKDAIEAVMLMIENPARANGQIFNVGNPNNEVTVKQLAEMMTEVYSKVSGEPSLESPTIDVSSKEFYGEGYDDSDKRIPDMTIINKQLGWNPKTSLWDLLESTLTYQHTTYAEAVKQAIAKPTSS, encoded by the exons ATgagttcatcaacaaaagtaGATCTAGATGGAAATCCAATCAAAGCAATGACGATCTGTATGATTGGTGCTGGTGGATTCATTGGTTCACATCTATGTGAAAAATTATTATCTACAACTTCACATACAATCTTAGCTGTTGATGTTTACAATGATAAAATCAAGCATTTGTTAGAACCTGAATCTCTACCATGGAATGGTAGAATTCAATTCCATCGTATCAATATTAAACATGATTCTCGTCTTGAAGGTCTTATCAAAATGGCAGATCTG ACGATTAATTTAGCAGCGATCTGTACACCGGCGGATTACAATACTCGTCCTCTTGATACAATTTACAGTAACTTCATTGATGCACTTCCAGTG GTGAAGTATTGTTCAGAGAACAATAAACGATTGATTCACTTTTCCACTTGTGAAATCTATGGAAAGACTATTGGAAGTTTTCTTCCTAAAGATCATCCTCTACGTCAG GATCCTGAATTCTTCATCCTTAAGGAAGATGTTTCCCCTTGCATTTTTGGTCCTATTGAGAAGCAGAGGTGGTCCTATGCATGTGCTAAGCAATTGATCGAGAGGCTGATTTATG CTGAGGGTGCTGAGAATGGCCTCGAGTTCACCATTGTTAGACCATTCAACTGGATTGGTCCAAGAATGGATTTTATCCCCGGTGTTGATGGTCCAAGTGAGGGTGTTCCTAGAGTTCTTGCTTGCTTCAGTAAC AATCTCCTACGTGGTGAGCCACTCAAGCTTGTAGATGGTGGGGAGTCACAGAGGACCTTCATTTACATCAAGGACGCTATTGAAGCTGTCATGTTGATGATT GAAAATCCAGCTAGAGCCAATGGTCAGATCTTCAATGTTGGTAATCCTAACAACGAAGTAACTGTTAAGCAACTGGCAGAAATGATGACGGAG GTGTATTCTAAAGTAAGCGGAGAACCCAGTCTGGAGTCCCCAACGATTGATGTTAGCTCTAAAGAGTTTTATGGTGAAGGCTACGATGACAGTGACAAGCGAATCCCTGACATGACCATAATCAATAAACAGCTTG GCTGGAACCCTAAGACATCTCTTTGGGACTTGCTTGAATCTACTCTTACATACCAGCACACGACTTACGCAGAGGCTGTGAAGCAGGCCATTGCAAAACCAACGTCAAGCTAA